In the genome of Triticum urartu cultivar G1812 chromosome 5, Tu2.1, whole genome shotgun sequence, one region contains:
- the LOC125509983 gene encoding caffeoylshikimate esterase, with translation MPHVNAKVSAVAATGMSAVPAAAAPPSPRRWEGVDPALERMVLRACLDQAPERRRVREAFKDVQLSIDHCLFKAQYSDIGTKESYERNSRGVEIFSKFWFPENHRMKAIVCLCHGYGDTCTFFLDGIARKIASAGYGVFALDYPGFGLSEGLHGYIPSFDTLVDDVAEHFAKIKGNPEYRDLPSFLFGQSMGGAVALKIHFKQPKDWNGAILVAPMCKISDDVVPAWPVQQVLIFMAKLLPKEKLVPQKDLAELAFREKEKQEQCSYNVIAYKDKPRLRTALEMLRTTQEIESRLQEVSLPIIILHGEADLVTDPGVSKDLYEKAKTSDKTLRLYKDAYHAILEGEPDEGIFKVLDDIISWLDQHAAKETPSS, from the exons GAGGAGGTGGGAGGGGGTGGACCCGGCGCTGGAGAGGATGGTGCTGCGCGCGTGCCTGGACCAGGCCCCCGAGCGCCGCCGCGTGCGCGAGGCCTTCAAGGACGTGCAGCTCAGCATTGACCACTGCCTCTTCAAG GCACAATACAGTGACATTGGAACAAAAGAG TCATATGAGCGGAACTCCAGAGGTGTGGAGATATTCTCAAAATTTTGGTTTCCGGAGAACCATCGTATGAAAGCAATTGTTTGTCTCTGCCATGGTTATGGAGACACCTGTACCTTTTTCCTTGATG GGATTGCTAGGAAGATTGCTTCGGCTGGATATGGAGTATTTGCATTGGACTACCCTGGTTTTGGTCTTTCCGAAGGACTTCATGGATATATTCCAAGCTTTGATACTCTTGTTGACGATGTTGCTGAACATTTTGCTAAGATCAAAG GGAATCCTGAATACAGAGATCTCCCAAGCTTTCTGTTTGGCCAATCTATGGGTGGTGCGGTTGCATTGAAGATTCACTTTAAGCAACCGAAAGACTGGAATGGTGCAATTCTAGTTGCACCTATGTGCAAG ATTTCAGATGACGTGGTCCCAGCTTGGCCTGTTCAGCAAGTTCTGATTTTCATGGCTAAACTCCTTCCAAAAGAGAAGCTTGTTCCACAGAAAGACTTGGCAGAATTGGCATTCAGAGAGAAAGAAAAACAAGAGCAG TGTTCTTACAATGTGATTGCCTACAAGGATAAACCACGTCTCCGAACAGCTCTGGAGATGCTGAGGACCACACAAGAGATAGAAAGTCGCCTACAAGAA GTTTCCCTGCCCATAATCATTTTGCATGGCGAGGCTGATTTGGTCACCGACCCAGGCGTGAGCAAAGATCTGTATGAAAAAGCGAAGACCTCGGACAAGACGCTGCGACTTTACAAAGACGCCTACCATGCCATCTTGGAAGGTGAACCGGACGAAGGGATCTTCAAAGTTCTCGACGATATAATCTCCTGGCTGGATCAGCATGCGGCAAAGGAAACACCGTCGTCGTGA